A single genomic interval of Mesoaciditoga lauensis cd-1655R = DSM 25116 harbors:
- a CDS encoding ABC transporter substrate-binding protein translates to MRKVFLLTTILLIIGSLSLAITAITLINPLGPTTIPISPLMNGKVSTAFPINVELWKSPDEALALLNSDKVNFAVLPITAGAIFYTKGIKIQLLGVYEWKVFYLVASKNSSFKGWKSLIGKSIYTPNGRGQTVDVLMRYLMAKNGVAPDKEVKIEYAPPQEIVALFRSGKIEYAALPEPFVTLAISGGNGRIVLDFQKAWGKSMNLPERIPIAGLFVKKSFAKINSEITSEVENAFSSSVKWMNENLEGALELSKKYLKIPLPILKASMTRMNFTYVPISQCATEVSTFLKKIHQIYPKGMPILPDEGFYKP, encoded by the coding sequence ATGAGAAAGGTATTTCTACTCACGACGATACTTCTTATTATTGGAAGTCTCTCTTTAGCAATCACGGCGATAACCTTGATAAATCCCCTGGGTCCAACGACAATTCCAATTTCTCCGCTCATGAACGGCAAAGTATCAACTGCTTTTCCCATAAATGTTGAGCTTTGGAAAAGTCCAGACGAAGCACTTGCCCTCTTGAATTCCGATAAAGTCAACTTTGCCGTCCTTCCGATCACAGCAGGAGCTATTTTCTACACTAAAGGAATAAAAATCCAACTCTTGGGTGTTTATGAATGGAAGGTATTTTATCTTGTTGCCTCTAAAAATTCATCTTTTAAAGGTTGGAAGAGCTTGATTGGTAAAAGCATTTACACACCAAATGGCCGAGGGCAAACGGTTGATGTCTTGATGAGATACCTCATGGCAAAAAACGGTGTAGCTCCTGATAAAGAGGTTAAAATAGAATATGCTCCTCCCCAGGAAATAGTGGCCCTTTTCAGATCTGGAAAAATAGAATACGCGGCATTGCCTGAACCGTTCGTCACTCTGGCAATATCAGGAGGAAATGGTAGAATAGTACTGGATTTCCAAAAAGCATGGGGGAAAAGTATGAATTTGCCAGAGAGGATACCAATTGCCGGTCTTTTTGTGAAAAAAAGTTTCGCCAAAATCAATTCAGAGATAACATCAGAAGTGGAGAATGCATTCTCAAGTTCAGTGAAATGGATGAACGAAAATTTGGAAGGTGCCCTAGAACTTTCTAAGAAATACCTTAAGATCCCTCTTCCCATACTCAAAGCCTCGATGACCAGAATGAATTTTACTTACGTTCCTATTTCACAATGTGCCACAGAAGTTTCAACCTTTTTGAAAAAAATCCACCAGATATATCCAAAGGGGATGCCTATTCTCCCAGATGAGGGCTTTTACAAACCTTGA
- a CDS encoding NADH-dependent [FeFe] hydrogenase, group A6: METVRMNINGKEYDVESGQTVLEACKKIGIEIPTLCHHPALSDVGACRVCAIEIEGARTLMTACTTQVQNGMKINTHSSRVERALKQNLSLILSRHPDDCMTCEANGRCELQTLINKYDIKNAFPKELRDFSIDESSPAIVRDMNKCIDCGRCVRVCDEIQGLSIYTFSDRGADSLPLPAYGVPMTYTDCIACGQCSAVCPVGAIMEQPDYKQVEVELRKHEKVLIVQTAPAVRVAISEEFGTEPGHISTGKMVAALRKLGFDYVFDTNFGADLTIMEEGSELIEQLLGHGEHPSPMFTSCCPGWINLVEKHFPEFIPNISTAKSPQEMLAATIKTYFAKKIGVDPHDIYLVSVMPCTAKKDEIIRPQHYLEEMQLIDKVITTRELARMIKIHRINFLDLPEEEYDAPLGLSTGAAAIFGVTGGVMEAALRTGYELATKKNLPKIEFSNVRGFDGVKEAEIDLEGRKVSIAVAHGTSNIIRLLEKIKNGEKHYDFVEMMACFGGCIGGGGQPKSVDADVLEKRANAIYTVDESKTLRKSHENPAIKQLYEEFYGKPLSELSKKLLHTYYTSRKASIIERKEELSGAL, encoded by the coding sequence ATGGAAACGGTACGTATGAACATCAACGGGAAAGAATATGATGTGGAAAGCGGACAAACCGTTTTAGAAGCTTGCAAAAAAATAGGCATTGAAATACCAACGCTTTGCCATCATCCTGCTCTCAGCGATGTTGGTGCATGTAGAGTATGTGCTATTGAAATTGAGGGAGCGAGAACTCTCATGACTGCGTGTACCACTCAGGTTCAAAACGGAATGAAGATAAACACCCATTCTTCAAGAGTTGAAAGGGCTCTTAAACAAAATCTCTCTCTTATCCTTTCAAGGCATCCTGATGATTGCATGACTTGTGAAGCTAACGGAAGGTGTGAGCTTCAAACTTTGATTAACAAATACGACATCAAAAATGCTTTCCCAAAAGAACTCAGGGACTTTTCAATCGATGAAAGCAGTCCAGCGATCGTGAGGGACATGAACAAATGCATCGATTGTGGAAGATGTGTGAGGGTATGTGATGAAATACAAGGACTGAGCATCTACACATTTTCCGATAGAGGCGCAGACTCCCTACCTTTGCCAGCATACGGTGTCCCTATGACTTATACAGATTGCATAGCTTGTGGACAGTGTAGCGCAGTTTGCCCAGTGGGAGCGATAATGGAGCAGCCGGATTACAAGCAGGTTGAGGTTGAATTGAGAAAACATGAAAAAGTTTTGATAGTTCAAACCGCTCCTGCGGTGAGAGTTGCCATAAGTGAAGAATTCGGCACTGAGCCTGGTCACATTTCCACCGGCAAAATGGTGGCTGCCCTCAGAAAATTAGGATTTGACTACGTTTTCGATACCAACTTTGGTGCGGATTTAACCATCATGGAAGAAGGAAGCGAATTGATAGAGCAGCTCTTGGGGCACGGAGAGCATCCTTCTCCCATGTTCACTTCTTGCTGTCCAGGATGGATAAACTTGGTGGAAAAACATTTTCCAGAGTTTATTCCCAACATTTCAACGGCAAAGTCGCCTCAGGAAATGTTAGCCGCAACCATCAAAACGTATTTTGCAAAAAAGATAGGCGTGGATCCACATGATATATACTTAGTGTCGGTAATGCCATGTACCGCAAAGAAGGATGAGATAATAAGACCACAACATTATCTTGAAGAAATGCAATTGATAGACAAAGTCATAACGACAAGAGAACTCGCAAGGATGATAAAAATTCACAGGATCAACTTCCTTGATTTACCAGAAGAAGAATATGATGCTCCTTTGGGATTGTCAACGGGAGCGGCAGCAATATTCGGAGTAACTGGCGGCGTCATGGAAGCCGCTTTGAGAACGGGATATGAGCTTGCCACGAAAAAGAATTTGCCAAAGATAGAATTCAGCAACGTCAGAGGCTTTGATGGAGTTAAAGAAGCGGAAATAGATCTAGAAGGAAGAAAAGTTAGCATAGCAGTGGCACATGGAACTTCCAACATAATACGCTTGTTGGAAAAAATAAAAAATGGAGAGAAACATTACGATTTTGTTGAAATGATGGCTTGCTTTGGTGGATGTATTGGTGGAGGCGGACAGCCAAAATCCGTTGACGCAGATGTTCTTGAAAAGCGTGCAAACGCCATTTACACTGTTGATGAATCAAAAACACTGAGAAAATCTCATGAAAATCCTGCCATAAAACAACTATATGAAGAGTTTTATGGAAAACCGTTAAGTGAATTGTCCAAAAAGCTTCTCCATACCTATTACACAAGTAGAAAAGCCTCGATTATTGAAAGAAAAGAAGAACTCTCAGGAGCACTCTAA
- a CDS encoding CBS domain-containing protein, translating to MNKIDKILKRIQNYFKEVKVKEFMSSPVISIHMDRKLSCAKEMLRLKRFSGMPVINDEERLVGIISVEDIIRAVENKNLDSKVFEEMSKDVVTLDEEDKITDVVRNFEVYGFGRFPVVDKEKHVIGIVTKHDLMTALLSKLSILYVHDVRREPFVATENFRSSLTGINIENEVAEFKFYIDYKDISMAGSGASKLKKFLLSKGFPPKFVKRVAVATYEAEANVVIHSGAFGVIKAYVEPYYVTVRVEDNGKGIEDVKVAMQEGFSTAPDYVREIGFGAGMGLPNMKKCSDKLMILSEPKKGVIVEMNFWRREDENI from the coding sequence ATGAACAAGATCGATAAAATTTTGAAGAGGATTCAAAATTATTTCAAAGAAGTAAAAGTGAAAGAGTTCATGTCCTCCCCTGTTATCAGCATTCACATGGATAGAAAACTATCTTGTGCCAAGGAAATGCTAAGGCTAAAGCGCTTTTCAGGAATGCCTGTAATAAACGATGAAGAACGTCTGGTGGGAATAATAAGCGTTGAAGATATTATCAGGGCTGTTGAAAATAAAAATTTGGATTCCAAGGTATTCGAAGAGATGTCAAAAGATGTTGTGACTTTGGATGAAGAAGACAAAATAACCGATGTGGTCAGAAATTTCGAAGTTTACGGTTTTGGAAGATTTCCCGTTGTTGATAAAGAAAAACATGTGATCGGAATAGTTACAAAGCATGATCTTATGACGGCATTGTTATCTAAATTAAGCATCCTTTACGTTCATGATGTTAGAAGGGAGCCATTCGTCGCTACAGAAAATTTTCGTTCCAGCTTAACTGGAATAAACATTGAAAATGAAGTAGCCGAATTCAAATTTTATATAGATTATAAGGATATCTCTATGGCAGGAAGTGGAGCATCTAAGCTGAAAAAATTTTTGTTGTCAAAAGGATTTCCACCAAAGTTTGTGAAGCGAGTAGCAGTAGCCACTTACGAAGCGGAAGCAAATGTGGTAATACACTCGGGTGCCTTTGGGGTAATTAAAGCATATGTAGAGCCATATTACGTAACAGTTAGGGTGGAAGACAACGGAAAAGGCATAGAGGATGTAAAAGTGGCAATGCAAGAAGGATTTTCAACAGCCCCTGATTATGTAAGGGAAATAGGATTTGGGGCAGGAATGGGATTGCCAAATATGAAAAAATGCTCCGACAAATTGATGATCCTTTCTGAACCCAAAAAAGGTGTGATAGTAGAGATGAATTTTTGGAGGCGAGAGGATGAAAATATCTGA
- a CDS encoding DRTGG domain-containing protein — protein MKISELESFGFECLVPAEGEVFHGYVGDLLSEVMAHAESESVWLTVQSHVNIVAVAVVTGIKAIILCGGCKYDSETLKKAKEEKIALFRTKMNSFKSAGKLYQIGLR, from the coding sequence ATGAAAATATCTGAGCTTGAAAGCTTCGGGTTCGAATGCTTGGTACCTGCCGAAGGGGAAGTATTTCATGGTTATGTGGGAGATCTGTTGAGTGAAGTGATGGCCCATGCGGAAAGTGAAAGTGTTTGGCTCACCGTTCAATCACATGTGAACATCGTAGCCGTGGCGGTTGTAACCGGCATTAAGGCGATAATTCTATGTGGTGGATGTAAGTACGATTCAGAAACGTTGAAAAAGGCCAAAGAAGAAAAGATAGCTCTCTTTAGAACGAAGATGAACTCTTTTAAAAGCGCTGGAAAGCTTTACCAAATAGGCTTGAGATGA
- a CDS encoding PHP domain-containing protein yields MLKADFHIHSCLSPCADLMMTPNEIGKRLRKAQIDWVSITDHNSCGNVSIFEKVLEKYEISLLPGIEVQTKEEVHVLIYLKDIETAQFFSEEIGEHLPKMKNDPERFGYQLLVNEDDKFIGMEDKVLSASVDLSINELWNLSRKYGALFVYAHPDRRFGIIKQLGFIPEEPPFDAIETFDNAEMKIEKAVLKSSDAHFLSQIEKPTVKIKVGAPTFEEFKNALFTKAVWML; encoded by the coding sequence ATGTTAAAAGCGGATTTTCATATCCATAGTTGTCTTTCGCCTTGTGCCGATTTAATGATGACCCCAAACGAAATAGGTAAACGCCTAAGAAAGGCTCAAATAGATTGGGTTTCCATAACAGATCATAACAGTTGTGGAAATGTTTCGATCTTTGAAAAGGTGCTGGAGAAGTACGAAATATCCCTTTTACCGGGCATAGAAGTTCAAACAAAAGAAGAGGTTCACGTGTTGATTTACTTGAAAGACATCGAAACTGCTCAGTTTTTTTCAGAAGAAATAGGAGAACATTTACCGAAAATGAAAAACGATCCCGAGAGATTTGGATACCAACTCTTGGTGAATGAAGACGATAAGTTCATCGGCATGGAAGATAAAGTTCTTTCCGCTTCTGTAGATCTATCGATCAACGAATTATGGAATTTATCACGGAAATACGGTGCCTTGTTCGTTTACGCTCATCCTGACAGACGATTTGGAATTATAAAGCAACTTGGATTCATACCAGAAGAACCTCCATTTGATGCGATAGAAACTTTTGACAATGCGGAAATGAAAATAGAAAAAGCGGTTTTAAAATCATCGGACGCGCATTTCTTGTCCCAAATTGAAAAGCCCACTGTGAAGATAAAAGTTGGCGCTCCTACTTTTGAAGAATTCAAAAATGCCCTTTTTACGAAAGCGGTGTGGATGCTTTGA
- a CDS encoding ATP-binding protein: protein MRTLADHVLDVAQNSVNAGAKFIDLQFLETENDIFLEIKDDGKGMNQDIFLNVFDPFFTTQNKSKKIGLGLPFLKQNAELTGGYVELKSKEGIGTILKAKFIKNIDCPPLGDLAGTFASLVTSSRKVNWHVLRCLKENCYSFSTDMLEGVDLTSPKVIKGVFEYFENMESKIRKSGGGKGAHNS, encoded by the coding sequence TTGAGAACGTTGGCAGATCACGTGTTAGATGTTGCTCAAAATTCTGTCAATGCCGGTGCAAAATTCATTGATTTGCAATTTTTGGAAACAGAGAACGATATCTTTTTGGAGATAAAAGACGATGGAAAGGGAATGAACCAAGACATTTTTTTAAACGTATTCGATCCTTTTTTCACAACACAGAATAAATCAAAAAAAATTGGTCTGGGCCTTCCATTTTTGAAGCAAAATGCGGAATTAACAGGCGGGTATGTTGAATTGAAAAGCAAAGAAGGTATAGGAACAATTCTAAAAGCGAAATTCATAAAAAACATAGACTGTCCTCCCCTCGGAGATTTGGCTGGAACATTCGCAAGTTTGGTGACATCGTCAAGAAAAGTTAATTGGCATGTATTGAGGTGTTTAAAGGAGAATTGTTACTCATTTTCGACGGATATGCTGGAAGGAGTTGACTTAACTTCTCCAAAAGTTATAAAAGGTGTTTTTGAATACTTTGAAAATATGGAATCAAAAATTCGAAAAAGCGGAGGTGGTAAAGGTGCCCACAATTCTTGA
- a CDS encoding complex I 24 kDa subunit family protein: protein MPTILETDPRYAELDEYIEQVKENKGVLIGVLHKAQEIFGYLPIEVQHHVAQKLGIPDSTVYGVVTFYSFFTMKPRGKYQIKVCMGTACYVKGGNKLLERLREELNIKGEEPTEDGLFSIHEVRCLGACSMAPVVLIGERDFHGRVTPDMIPQILEEYRKKEEKKDENKES, encoded by the coding sequence GTGCCCACAATTCTTGAAACGGATCCAAGGTATGCAGAACTTGACGAGTACATTGAACAAGTTAAGGAAAACAAAGGAGTGCTTATTGGCGTACTTCATAAAGCTCAAGAGATCTTTGGGTATCTTCCAATTGAAGTTCAGCATCACGTGGCGCAAAAATTGGGAATTCCGGATAGCACGGTTTATGGTGTGGTGACTTTTTATTCCTTTTTCACCATGAAACCACGAGGAAAGTACCAGATAAAAGTGTGCATGGGTACGGCATGTTATGTGAAAGGTGGCAATAAGCTTTTAGAAAGATTACGAGAAGAATTGAACATTAAAGGAGAAGAGCCAACTGAGGATGGGCTTTTTTCCATTCATGAAGTTAGATGTTTGGGTGCTTGCAGCATGGCACCAGTTGTGTTAATAGGCGAAAGAGATTTTCATGGAAGAGTAACGCCGGATATGATACCTCAAATTCTTGAAGAGTACAGGAAGAAGGAGGAGAAGAAAGATGAAAATAAAGAGTCTTGA
- a CDS encoding (2Fe-2S) ferredoxin domain-containing protein, whose product MKIKSLEELQKIKEEFSKNLKWRDSKKRGRIVVAMGTCGISAGAKETLRAIVDELDKNSIDDIAVIQSGCMGLCEVEPTVEVQIGEEEPVVYGHVDEKQARRIVKEHIINGKILSDILVKRGKV is encoded by the coding sequence ATGAAAATAAAGAGTCTTGAAGAGTTGCAAAAGATAAAAGAAGAATTCTCTAAAAATTTGAAATGGAGAGATTCAAAGAAAAGGGGAAGGATAGTCGTGGCCATGGGCACATGTGGTATCAGCGCTGGAGCAAAGGAAACGCTGAGAGCCATAGTGGATGAGCTTGATAAAAACTCCATAGACGATATAGCGGTTATTCAATCCGGATGCATGGGATTGTGTGAAGTTGAGCCAACTGTCGAGGTCCAAATTGGAGAAGAAGAACCAGTTGTATATGGGCATGTGGATGAAAAGCAAGCGAGGAGAATTGTGAAAGAGCATATCATAAACGGGAAGATCTTGAGTGACATTCTTGTGAAACGTGGAAAGGTTTAA
- the nuoF gene encoding NADH-quinone oxidoreductase subunit NuoF, whose amino-acid sequence MPVENTILICAGGACISSGEESVKSVLEEELKKYNLDEVVKVIETGCMGACNLGPIMIVYPEGVFYQKLKPQDAKKIVEEHLLKGRVVSSLLYKGPTGTIKPRVKEELPFFTRQVKIATRNLGLIDPFNIDEYIANDGYFALSKVLKSSPEWVIEEIKKSGLRGRGGAGFPTGLKWEFTRKSAAEEKYVICNADEGDPGAFMDRSVLEGDPHTIIEGMEIAGYAIGAKKGYIYVRAEYPLAIERLNHAISQAKKYGLLGENILNTDFSFDIELRIGAGAFVCGEETALIQSVEGLRGQPIQKPPYPAQKGVWGKPTLINNVETLANIPVIINKGAEWFSSIGTEKSKGTKVFALSGKINNAGLVEVPMGTTLREIIFEIGGGIPNGKKFKAVQTGGPSGGCIPAEYLDTPVDYESLTKLGTIMGSGGMVVMDEDTCMVDVARYFLQFSADESCGKCTPCREGTKRMLEILDKIVEGRGEMSDIEALENLALTIKDSALCGLGQTAPNPVLSTLRYFRDEYEAHIKEKRCPAKSCKSLIAYRIDPNACVGCTACARACPVNAIDGKVRQTHKIDQQACIKCGSCYEVCRFDAVKKVDSVDLLKSSAV is encoded by the coding sequence ATGCCAGTTGAAAATACCATCTTAATTTGTGCTGGTGGAGCATGCATATCTTCAGGAGAAGAATCTGTTAAATCGGTTTTGGAAGAAGAATTGAAAAAATACAATTTGGACGAAGTTGTGAAGGTCATAGAAACAGGTTGTATGGGAGCTTGCAACCTTGGCCCTATTATGATAGTGTATCCAGAAGGAGTTTTTTACCAAAAGCTCAAGCCACAAGACGCAAAGAAAATAGTGGAAGAGCACCTTTTAAAAGGAAGAGTGGTTTCTTCTTTGCTTTACAAGGGGCCTACTGGGACCATAAAGCCAAGGGTTAAAGAAGAGCTCCCGTTCTTCACAAGACAAGTTAAGATCGCTACAAGGAATTTAGGGCTTATCGATCCTTTTAACATAGATGAATATATAGCAAATGATGGATATTTTGCTCTAAGTAAGGTGTTGAAATCCTCTCCCGAATGGGTCATAGAAGAGATAAAGAAAAGTGGATTAAGAGGAAGAGGTGGTGCGGGGTTCCCAACTGGTTTGAAATGGGAATTCACACGAAAATCCGCCGCAGAAGAGAAATATGTTATTTGCAATGCAGACGAAGGAGATCCTGGAGCGTTCATGGATAGATCTGTGTTGGAAGGAGACCCTCATACTATAATCGAAGGCATGGAAATAGCCGGTTATGCCATTGGAGCTAAAAAGGGTTACATATATGTCAGGGCTGAATATCCTTTAGCCATTGAAAGGCTTAACCACGCCATTTCTCAAGCAAAGAAATACGGACTCCTTGGCGAAAACATACTCAACACAGATTTTTCTTTCGATATTGAGTTAAGAATAGGTGCAGGAGCCTTTGTATGTGGTGAAGAGACGGCTCTTATTCAATCTGTTGAAGGCTTGCGCGGTCAACCCATCCAAAAGCCACCGTATCCTGCCCAAAAGGGTGTGTGGGGTAAGCCTACTCTGATAAACAACGTCGAAACGCTGGCAAACATTCCAGTTATCATAAATAAAGGAGCAGAATGGTTTTCCTCCATAGGAACAGAAAAATCAAAAGGGACCAAAGTTTTTGCGCTCTCCGGGAAGATAAACAACGCTGGCTTGGTGGAAGTGCCAATGGGAACGACTTTAAGGGAGATAATATTTGAAATAGGCGGTGGAATTCCCAACGGGAAAAAATTCAAAGCAGTTCAAACCGGCGGTCCTTCGGGAGGCTGTATACCTGCTGAATATTTAGATACGCCGGTTGATTACGAATCTCTTACCAAGTTGGGAACTATAATGGGTTCAGGCGGAATGGTCGTGATGGATGAAGATACGTGTATGGTTGATGTGGCTAGATATTTTCTTCAATTCAGTGCTGACGAGTCTTGTGGAAAGTGTACACCTTGCCGGGAAGGAACCAAAAGAATGCTTGAGATATTGGATAAAATAGTTGAAGGAAGAGGCGAGATGAGTGATATAGAAGCGCTTGAAAATCTTGCTCTTACCATAAAAGATAGCGCTCTGTGTGGGCTTGGGCAGACGGCTCCAAATCCAGTTCTTTCCACATTGAGATATTTCAGAGATGAATATGAAGCACATATAAAAGAGAAAAGATGTCCAGCAAAATCATGTAAATCATTGATAGCTTATAGAATAGATCCAAACGCTTGTGTCGGATGTACAGCCTGCGCACGAGCTTGCCCTGTAAATGCGATAGATGGGAAAGTTAGGCAAACTCATAAAATTGATCAGCAAGCGTGTATTAAATGCGGAAGTTGTTATGAAGTATGTCGTTTTGACGCCGTTAAAAAAGTAGACTCTGTTGATCTGTTGAAATCATCTGCTGTGTGA
- a CDS encoding carboxymuconolactone decarboxylase family protein: protein MEEKKPLAADMNHYYDQFMDLLKEAGKAEPGYAKALMEFVKQAEKPGALSTKIKELMSIALGITAHCPYCIAFHTKNAIKEGATRQEILESALVAGLMGGGPAVAYIRYVIDACDQFGAK, encoded by the coding sequence ATGGAAGAGAAAAAACCGTTAGCCGCTGACATGAATCACTACTACGATCAATTCATGGATTTGCTGAAAGAAGCTGGGAAAGCTGAACCGGGATACGCAAAAGCGTTAATGGAATTCGTGAAACAAGCTGAGAAACCAGGGGCGCTTTCAACAAAGATAAAAGAATTAATGTCAATAGCGCTTGGAATAACAGCTCACTGTCCATATTGTATAGCTTTCCATACAAAAAACGCCATAAAAGAAGGTGCCACACGCCAAGAAATACTTGAATCAGCATTGGTTGCCGGATTAATGGGTGGTGGACCAGCTGTTGCGTATATAAGATATGTTATAGACGCGTGCGATCAATTTGGAGCGAAATAA
- a CDS encoding NAD(P)H-dependent glycerol-3-phosphate dehydrogenase, whose translation MKISVIGAGSWSTAMAKVLSQKGHEVTLCARKEEDAKRMELEGENLKHLAGVDLPKKLNFSSFKKIPPSEVVVFGVPAQHVRDVLKEIEFETHGIVNLAKGLEIKTLKRMEEVFKEFTDVPYATISGPSHAEEVAREIPTSVVVSSRKREFAEEIQKEFSTNRFRLYLNDDLSGVEIGGALKNVIAIAAGVLDGFGGWDNSKAALITRGLAEITRIGIKLGADQKTFMGLSGLGDLVVTCTSRYSRNRTIGEMIGKGGMFSDDSNFVVEGAYTVVAELKLAKKLKVDTPIARAVYALIYEHKSPFELIEKLMKRPLKEEW comes from the coding sequence ATGAAAATATCGGTTATAGGGGCTGGAAGCTGGTCAACGGCTATGGCAAAGGTACTTTCACAAAAGGGGCATGAAGTTACGTTATGTGCTAGAAAGGAAGAAGATGCCAAAAGGATGGAACTAGAAGGAGAAAATTTGAAACATCTTGCAGGTGTTGATTTACCGAAAAAACTCAATTTTTCCTCATTTAAAAAGATTCCCCCTTCAGAGGTAGTGGTTTTTGGAGTGCCTGCCCAGCATGTTAGGGACGTTTTAAAAGAGATTGAGTTCGAAACACACGGAATAGTAAACTTGGCAAAAGGATTGGAAATAAAAACACTTAAAAGAATGGAAGAAGTTTTTAAAGAATTCACAGATGTACCTTATGCAACTATTTCCGGGCCGAGTCATGCCGAAGAGGTGGCAAGGGAGATTCCCACAAGTGTCGTAGTGTCTTCCAGAAAACGCGAATTTGCCGAGGAAATTCAGAAAGAATTCAGCACGAATAGATTCAGGCTGTATCTTAACGATGATCTTAGTGGCGTGGAAATTGGAGGAGCATTGAAAAATGTTATAGCCATCGCGGCAGGGGTGCTAGATGGATTTGGTGGATGGGATAACTCGAAAGCTGCGCTGATCACACGGGGCTTGGCAGAGATAACGAGGATAGGAATAAAATTGGGCGCCGATCAAAAGACGTTTATGGGTTTGTCCGGCTTGGGAGATCTGGTGGTCACGTGTACAAGCAGATATAGCAGGAATAGAACGATAGGCGAGATGATAGGAAAAGGCGGAATGTTTTCCGATGATAGCAATTTTGTAGTTGAAGGCGCTTACACGGTTGTGGCGGAATTAAAGTTGGCAAAAAAGTTGAAGGTGGATACTCCCATTGCACGAGCTGTTTATGCTCTGATATACGAACATAAATCTCCTTTTGAGCTTATAGAGAAACTCATGAAGAGGCCGTTAAAAGAGGAATGGTAA